A window of the Desulforapulum autotrophicum HRM2 genome harbors these coding sequences:
- a CDS encoding GGDEF domain-containing protein: MKGSLNRLSNKVSAVFSTLFSAAGRQSDHRRLTQYIVTLNQKQNPREIISEVSLCFKDILNYRLFAFVIRTDRGIDVWLDPRMYKKSLESVIINDFDITDNSNINYLNHTFHPDDKESECSLKNLTSYDLIEENCRAKIYMLPNQTLLNYHDEIVNIILKSTGIAISRQMNIARLTDAASLDPLTGCYNRREFQNQIQRSVSDATRHKKPLSIFMFDIDHFKRVNDTHGHPAGDEVLKEISRLVADNIRRGDTLARYGGEEFIAILPETAKHKAIELADRLRLKIQSKEIKTDSGNIKVTASFGIAELHPHADSSRLVKDADEMLYKSKLSGRNRVMPGLIKIAPPKKAVKIRH, translated from the coding sequence ATGAAAGGTTCTCTAAACAGGCTTTCCAACAAGGTTTCAGCGGTTTTTTCAACGCTTTTCAGTGCAGCGGGCAGACAATCCGACCACAGGCGTTTAACCCAGTATATTGTGACCTTGAACCAAAAACAAAATCCCAGAGAAATCATATCTGAAGTATCCCTGTGCTTCAAAGACATCTTGAACTACAGGCTGTTTGCCTTTGTTATTAGAACAGACAGGGGAATTGACGTATGGCTCGACCCCAGAATGTACAAGAAGTCCCTTGAATCAGTGATCATCAACGATTTTGACATCACTGACAACTCAAACATCAATTACCTGAACCATACGTTTCACCCGGACGATAAGGAGTCAGAATGCAGCCTCAAAAATCTTACCTCCTATGATTTGATCGAGGAGAACTGCCGGGCGAAGATCTACATGCTTCCCAATCAAACCCTGCTCAACTACCACGACGAGATCGTCAATATCATCCTCAAAAGTACAGGCATTGCCATCTCACGCCAGATGAACATTGCAAGGCTCACCGATGCCGCAAGCCTTGATCCTCTTACAGGATGTTACAATAGACGCGAATTTCAAAACCAGATCCAGCGAAGCGTCAGTGATGCAACCCGCCACAAAAAACCCCTGAGTATCTTCATGTTTGATATTGACCACTTCAAGAGAGTCAACGATACCCATGGCCACCCCGCTGGAGACGAGGTATTAAAAGAGATTTCCCGCCTGGTAGCTGACAACATAAGGCGGGGCGACACCCTTGCCCGCTATGGCGGAGAGGAATTTATTGCAATCCTGCCGGAAACAGCAAAGCACAAAGCCATTGAACTTGCCGACAGACTCAGGCTGAAAATCCAATCAAAAGAGATCAAAACAGACAGCGGAAATATAAAAGTGACAGCAAGCTTCGGCATTGCTGAACTTCATCCACATGCGGACAGTTCAAGGCTGGTCAAGGATGCAGACGAAATGCTCTATAAGTCAAAGTTGAGCGGTAGAAACAGGGTCATGCCGGGCCTGATCAAGATCGCCCCCCCGAAAAAGGCTGTAAAAATAAGGCACTAG
- a CDS encoding HD domain-containing protein, with the protein METALPTRKEAFDLLKEFNTSDSLIRHGLAVEGVMGHFADKFGKDREKWQIIGLVHDLDYERYPDQHCKKTREILMARNWPEAYIRAIESHGWGLCSDVKPESLLEKTLYAVDELTGLITSTCLVRPSRSVLDLKAKSVTKKWKDKSFAAGVDRSVIQKGAEMLQMDRGELISETILGMQAVAEAIGLKGNL; encoded by the coding sequence ATGGAAACAGCACTGCCGACAAGGAAAGAGGCCTTTGATCTTTTAAAGGAATTCAACACATCCGACAGCCTCATTCGCCATGGACTTGCCGTGGAAGGCGTCATGGGCCATTTTGCAGACAAATTCGGCAAAGACAGGGAAAAATGGCAGATCATTGGCTTGGTTCACGATCTTGATTACGAACGCTACCCGGACCAGCACTGCAAAAAAACAAGGGAGATTCTCATGGCCCGCAACTGGCCGGAAGCATATATCAGGGCGATTGAGAGCCATGGCTGGGGGTTGTGCTCGGATGTAAAACCTGAATCCCTACTTGAAAAGACCCTCTATGCCGTTGATGAATTGACGGGGCTTATTACAAGCACCTGCCTTGTGAGACCGTCAAGAAGCGTTCTTGACCTCAAGGCCAAATCAGTCACTAAAAAATGGAAGGACAAAAGCTTTGCCGCAGGCGTTGACAGGTCAGTAATCCAAAAGGGTGCTGAAATGCTCCAGATGGACAGGGGCGAACTGATCTCAGAGACCATCCTTGGCATGCAGGCGGTTGCCGAGGCCATTGGACTTAAGGGCAATTTATAG
- the panC gene encoding pantoate--beta-alanine ligase, whose amino-acid sequence MDIIKTTGQMQQWSERVRKQGKTICLVPTMGYFHDGHLSLMDAGRTQADHLVVSLFVNPIQFGANEDLDAYPTDHDRDFKLAELKGAAVVFAPGPEELYPPGFQTAVTLSQLPLHLCGLSRPVHFQGVATVVTKLFNIVGPDVAVFGSKDFQQLQVIRRLVKDLNFNIRIMGCPIVREADGLAMSSRNLYLSADERNSALSLSCSLALAAEMVQAGETRCRPIIAAVEKFILGHQGTQVDYVCLCDPLTLEAVDTITSPVLLALAVQVGTTRLIDNQVIDPEQ is encoded by the coding sequence ATGGATATAATAAAGACAACAGGGCAGATGCAGCAGTGGTCTGAACGGGTTCGTAAGCAGGGCAAAACCATCTGTCTGGTTCCCACCATGGGATATTTTCACGATGGACATTTAAGTCTGATGGATGCGGGTAGAACCCAGGCGGACCACCTTGTGGTCAGCCTTTTTGTCAACCCGATTCAGTTTGGTGCCAACGAGGATCTTGATGCCTATCCAACGGATCATGACAGGGATTTTAAACTGGCCGAGTTAAAGGGGGCTGCCGTTGTCTTTGCCCCTGGACCTGAAGAACTTTATCCCCCGGGCTTTCAGACCGCTGTGACCCTCAGCCAACTTCCCCTGCACCTTTGCGGCCTCAGTCGGCCGGTTCATTTCCAGGGGGTTGCAACCGTCGTTACCAAACTCTTTAACATCGTTGGACCGGATGTTGCCGTTTTTGGGTCCAAGGATTTTCAGCAACTCCAGGTGATTCGTCGGCTGGTCAAGGATCTTAACTTTAATATCAGGATCATGGGGTGTCCCATTGTAAGGGAGGCTGACGGCCTTGCCATGAGTTCAAGAAATCTTTATCTTTCCGCGGATGAACGAAATTCTGCCCTGAGTCTTTCTTGTTCCCTTGCCCTTGCAGCGGAGATGGTACAGGCTGGTGAAACCCGATGTCGACCCATAATTGCAGCGGTTGAAAAATTTATACTGGGCCATCAGGGGACCCAGGTTGATTATGTCTGCCTGTGTGATCCTTTGACCCTTGAGGCGGTAGATACCATTACATCGCCTGTACTTCTGGCTCTGGCCGTTCAGGTTGGCACCACACGGCTGATTGACAATCAGGTTATTGATCCAGAACAATAA
- a CDS encoding HD domain-containing protein, protein MKTQALDTLKQQFSDYAATFIDPGVDDGPHVLKRNHTLRVCREIVDIGEALGLSGPDLILAQAIALLHDIGRFEQFKRYNTFLDAVSANHAALGVEVIEALRLLDPLTPEERELIIDAVRFHNAADLPGDRDKRTLFFMGLIRDADKLDIWQVVIDHYLNHGKKTDKFIELGLEDRGGYSPEAFQALFQRRFVRSAAVKQLNDFKLMQISWVFDLNFTPTIDRVKDRHYIEKIASTMPQCPDLSTALDHVFNHMDTHTHDTYTLC, encoded by the coding sequence ATGAAAACCCAAGCCCTTGACACCCTTAAACAGCAATTTTCCGACTATGCAGCCACCTTTATCGATCCGGGTGTGGATGATGGCCCCCATGTTCTCAAACGAAACCACACCCTGAGGGTATGCAGGGAGATCGTCGACATTGGCGAGGCACTCGGACTGTCCGGACCCGATCTTATCCTTGCCCAGGCCATTGCCCTGCTCCACGACATTGGGCGATTCGAGCAGTTCAAACGCTACAACACCTTTCTTGACGCTGTATCAGCAAACCATGCGGCCCTGGGTGTTGAGGTTATTGAAGCCCTGAGACTCCTTGATCCCCTCACGCCTGAAGAAAGGGAACTCATCATTGATGCCGTAAGGTTCCACAATGCAGCCGACCTTCCCGGGGACAGGGATAAAAGGACTCTTTTTTTCATGGGGTTAATAAGGGATGCGGACAAGCTCGACATCTGGCAGGTAGTCATAGACCACTACCTGAACCATGGAAAAAAGACCGATAAATTCATCGAACTCGGACTTGAAGACAGGGGCGGATACTCACCTGAGGCGTTCCAGGCCCTGTTCCAGAGACGCTTTGTAAGAAGCGCGGCAGTTAAGCAGCTCAACGATTTCAAGTTGATGCAGATCTCCTGGGTCTTTGACCTCAATTTTACACCAACTATTGATAGGGTAAAAGACAGGCATTATATCGAAAAAATAGCCTCAACCATGCCCCAATGTCCGGATCTTTCAACGGCCCTTGACCACGTTTTTAACCACATGGACACCCATACCCATGACACATACACACTATGCTAG
- the mobB gene encoding molybdopterin-guanine dinucleotide biosynthesis protein B, translated as MRPLTIAIVGKSRSGKTTLLEKIIPILKSRGHKIGVVKHAHRGFDMDKTGKDSWRHKKAGAASTLVVSDKAIALVKDIEAPSLKDVVHYLSDMDLIIVEGFKHERIPKIEIFRTAGGHENPLFIEDPNLVAFITDASLRPPVPTFDINDAEAVALFIETTFIHDQPQH; from the coding sequence ATGAGACCCCTAACAATTGCAATCGTAGGAAAATCAAGATCAGGCAAGACCACCCTGCTTGAAAAAATAATCCCCATACTCAAAAGCCGAGGCCACAAAATAGGCGTTGTCAAACATGCCCACAGGGGGTTTGACATGGACAAAACAGGCAAGGACTCCTGGCGCCATAAAAAGGCCGGGGCCGCTTCCACCCTGGTGGTGTCCGACAAGGCCATTGCCCTTGTCAAGGACATAGAAGCCCCCTCCCTCAAGGATGTCGTTCACTATCTTTCAGACATGGATCTTATCATTGTGGAGGGGTTCAAACACGAACGAATCCCGAAAATAGAGATCTTCAGAACGGCTGGCGGCCATGAGAACCCTCTTTTCATAGAAGATCCCAACCTTGTGGCCTTTATCACCGACGCAAGCCTCAGGCCCCCTGTGCCGACCTTTGACATCAACGATGCCGAAGCCGTTGCCCTTTTTATTGAAACCACCTTTATCCACGATCAACCCCAGCATTAG
- a CDS encoding shikimate kinase, translated as MKRKTNIVLIGMPAAGKSTIGVLLAKKLGLSFMDTDLVIQAREKKLLPEIIAQRGIDRFLELEERCLCSLGVTDSVIATGGSAVYSGQAMAALGGTGVLVYLETGLDALETRLSSLDSRGVVRSRGQSVADLYRERIPLYQKYADVTVPCGSMTPDQVLSTLMNIKQIVKG; from the coding sequence ATGAAGAGAAAAACAAACATTGTTCTTATCGGCATGCCAGCCGCGGGTAAAAGCACCATTGGGGTCCTTCTGGCAAAAAAGTTGGGGCTTTCATTCATGGACACCGACCTTGTGATCCAGGCTCGGGAGAAAAAACTTTTGCCTGAAATTATTGCACAGAGGGGCATTGACCGCTTTCTGGAGCTGGAAGAGCGCTGCCTTTGCTCGCTTGGGGTGACTGACTCAGTCATTGCAACGGGGGGCAGTGCAGTCTATTCGGGCCAGGCCATGGCGGCCCTTGGAGGAACCGGTGTCCTTGTTTACCTTGAAACTGGGCTTGATGCATTGGAAACACGCCTTTCCTCCCTGGATTCAAGGGGTGTGGTTCGATCCAGGGGTCAGAGCGTTGCCGATCTCTACCGTGAAAGAATACCGCTTTATCAAAAATATGCCGACGTCACTGTCCCCTGCGGTTCCATGACGCCGGATCAGGTGCTGTCTACCCTGATGAACATCAAACAAATTGTCAAAGGTTAA
- a CDS encoding helix-turn-helix transcriptional regulator, translating into MGDLLSTKEVAKFLNVNEKMVYTLISDKGLPATKVTGKWLFPLDLVKQWIEAGTVNYPEPATKLPPYHGLVLIAGSNDLLLDRTISTFNTRFPDHMAMFGFTGSMGGLRALRQNLCHIASSHLISGEGDEYNFPYILKEMERMPAVVNFCMREQGILVGKNNPLDIKSVEDLANSKVTVVNRILGTGTRTLFDRELKKAGIKPEAIKGYDNVLAKHMDIGLAILEGIADAGPGIRPVANRLGLGFIPICWERFDLLITKERFFDQGVQLFLGTLKEPFFKDSAANLGGYDLSMSGRMVYSE; encoded by the coding sequence ATGGGTGATCTGCTTTCAACAAAAGAGGTGGCAAAATTTCTCAATGTCAACGAGAAAATGGTGTACACCCTGATATCGGACAAGGGGCTTCCTGCCACCAAGGTGACGGGCAAGTGGCTGTTCCCCCTGGATCTTGTGAAGCAGTGGATCGAAGCCGGCACGGTGAATTATCCTGAACCCGCTACAAAGCTTCCTCCCTATCATGGTCTGGTGCTGATTGCCGGCAGCAATGATTTGCTCCTTGACAGGACTATCTCAACCTTTAACACCCGGTTTCCCGATCACATGGCCATGTTCGGATTTACAGGCAGCATGGGTGGCCTTCGGGCCCTTCGCCAGAATCTTTGCCACATTGCATCCAGCCATTTGATCTCAGGCGAAGGGGACGAGTATAACTTCCCCTACATCCTCAAGGAGATGGAGCGTATGCCTGCGGTGGTCAACTTCTGCATGCGCGAGCAGGGGATACTCGTGGGCAAGAACAACCCCCTTGACATCAAATCGGTTGAAGACCTGGCAAACAGTAAGGTTACCGTGGTGAACCGCATCCTTGGTACAGGCACCCGAACGCTTTTTGACCGGGAGTTGAAAAAGGCCGGGATCAAGCCCGAGGCAATCAAAGGGTATGACAATGTCCTTGCCAAGCATATGGATATCGGCCTTGCCATCCTTGAGGGAATCGCAGATGCCGGGCCGGGGATCCGGCCCGTGGCCAACCGGCTCGGTCTTGGGTTTATCCCCATCTGCTGGGAGCGGTTTGATCTTTTGATTACCAAGGAGCGGTTTTTTGACCAGGGGGTTCAGCTTTTTCTAGGTACTCTGAAAGAGCCGTTTTTCAAGGATTCCGCAGCAAACCTCGGGGGCTATGACCTTTCCATGTCCGGCCGTATGGTTTATTCTGAATAA
- the alr gene encoding alanine racemase, giving the protein MKTENPPASLVWRQIDLDAIAHNLKTLRALTKAHTAVMAVVKADAYGHGAVRVAKKALESGVTHLGVARLHEALELRNAGINAPILVFGYIPESDVDTLIALEVSPTVFDLETACMLSERAVAKGTHIKIHLKVDTGMGRLGILPDSRRPSSEKKGALAEVLTISALPGLKIEGIYTHFAAADTLDKGYAEYQHQTFMAFIEGLKHLGIEIPLVHSANSAALIDLPEAHFNMVRAGIAMYGLAPSGEVDIRSLDLRPAMEIHSIITSVKKVPKSFKVSYGMTYETEKETVIAAVPIGYADGFSRLFSSRGEMIVRGRKAPIAGRVCMDQTLIDVGEIPGVKPGDEVVILGTQANQRITADEMAETIGTINYEVISSLTARVPKIYSE; this is encoded by the coding sequence ATGAAGACAGAAAACCCCCCAGCCAGCCTGGTATGGCGGCAGATTGACCTTGATGCCATTGCCCACAATCTAAAAACCCTCAGGGCGCTGACAAAGGCGCACACTGCCGTTATGGCCGTTGTCAAGGCCGATGCCTATGGCCACGGCGCTGTAAGGGTGGCGAAAAAAGCCCTTGAAAGCGGAGTCACCCACCTGGGTGTTGCCAGGCTCCATGAGGCCCTTGAACTCAGGAACGCTGGCATCAACGCCCCCATCCTTGTATTTGGGTATATCCCGGAAAGCGATGTGGACACACTCATTGCCCTTGAAGTCAGCCCCACGGTGTTTGACCTTGAAACAGCCTGTATGCTCTCTGAACGAGCAGTGGCCAAAGGGACCCACATCAAAATTCACCTCAAGGTGGACACGGGCATGGGCAGACTCGGAATTTTACCCGATTCAAGAAGACCATCTTCAGAAAAAAAAGGTGCCCTTGCTGAAGTTTTAACCATCTCAGCCCTTCCCGGCCTTAAAATAGAGGGCATTTACACTCACTTTGCTGCGGCAGACACCCTGGACAAGGGCTATGCAGAGTACCAGCACCAGACCTTCATGGCCTTCATTGAAGGGTTGAAACACCTGGGCATCGAAATCCCGCTGGTACACTCTGCAAACAGCGCCGCCCTCATCGATCTTCCAGAGGCCCACTTCAACATGGTCAGGGCCGGAATCGCCATGTACGGGCTTGCCCCGTCTGGAGAGGTCGACATCCGATCCCTGGACCTCAGGCCTGCCATGGAGATCCACAGCATTATCACCTCGGTTAAAAAAGTTCCCAAATCGTTCAAGGTGAGCTACGGCATGACCTATGAAACCGAAAAAGAGACCGTCATCGCAGCCGTTCCCATCGGTTATGCTGACGGGTTTTCCAGGCTTTTCTCGTCCAGGGGAGAGATGATTGTTCGGGGTAGAAAAGCCCCCATCGCCGGAAGGGTCTGTATGGATCAAACCCTCATTGACGTGGGAGAGATTCCCGGAGTCAAGCCCGGGGACGAGGTGGTTATCCTCGGCACCCAGGCGAATCAACGTATCACGGCCGATGAAATGGCTGAGACCATCGGCACCATCAACTATGAGGTGATTTCATCCCTCACGGCAAGGGTGCCAAAGATTTATTCAGAATAA
- a CDS encoding anaerobic ribonucleoside-triphosphate reductase activating protein — protein MKIGGFQKNSMIDFPGLVASVVFTTGCNFVCPYCHNPDLVDQAKSREIKPIGKEEIFAFLNKRQGLIDGVVITGGEPTLQPDLAQFIRDIKALGFRVKLDTNGSRPEIIKSLLEKGLVDYIAMDIKSNLDGYYLAAGRRFDVKTVSAAIKIIMAQAPAYEFRTTCVKPLIDQQKMEDIGAMIKGAKHYFLQPCSRNVAMLNPSFFEPEDRFFSNEEMLALKATVSPWVNNCSIRH, from the coding sequence ATGAAAATCGGCGGTTTCCAGAAAAATTCCATGATAGACTTTCCAGGCCTTGTTGCGTCGGTGGTATTTACGACCGGCTGCAACTTTGTCTGCCCCTATTGCCACAACCCAGACCTTGTCGACCAGGCAAAGTCCAGGGAAATTAAACCCATTGGCAAAGAGGAAATTTTTGCCTTTCTTAACAAGCGCCAGGGGCTCATTGATGGTGTTGTGATCACCGGCGGAGAACCAACCCTCCAGCCTGATCTTGCACAATTTATCAGAGATATCAAGGCGCTTGGCTTCCGTGTAAAGCTTGACACCAACGGCAGCCGTCCTGAAATCATAAAAAGCCTTTTAGAAAAGGGGCTTGTGGATTATATCGCCATGGACATCAAGAGCAACCTTGATGGGTATTACCTTGCCGCAGGCAGACGGTTTGACGTAAAAACCGTTTCAGCAGCCATCAAAATCATCATGGCCCAGGCCCCGGCCTATGAATTCAGGACCACCTGCGTGAAACCGCTGATAGACCAGCAAAAAATGGAGGATATCGGCGCCATGATCAAGGGGGCCAAACACTATTTCCTCCAGCCCTGCTCAAGGAATGTGGCCATGCTCAACCCCTCTTTCTTTGAACCGGAAGACCGATTTTTCTCCAACGAAGAAATGCTCGCCCTTAAAGCCACGGTCTCCCCCTGGGTAAACAATTGTTCCATACGACACTGA
- a CDS encoding ribonucleoside triphosphate reductase has protein sequence MFETINKRDGRVAQFDSSKIVDAIAKAGKATGEFDEREAKKLTLKVITLARNLRLGKCPEVEEIQDIVERILLDSPFYKTAKAYIIYREQRNQIRRITIEENVGLMDSYIQRMDWKVKENSNMSYSLQGLNNFISSDITSEYWLNRIYPPEVRDSHNNGDLHIHDLSLLSVYCVGWDLQDLLMEGFKGVAGKVESSPPKHFRTALGQMVNFFYTLQGEAAGAQAMSNFDTLLAPFVRADKLGYKEVRQALQEFVFNINIPTRVGFQTPFTNITMDLVVPGILKDSPVIIGGKYQETTYAEYQDEMDTINNAFAEVMMDGDAKGRVFTFPIPTYNITEDFNWNNPNLENVWKMTGKYGIPYFSNFVNSDMSPDDARSMCCRLRLDNRELKKRGGGLFGANPLTGSIGVVTLNLPRIGFIAETETDFFTRIDRLISIAGQSLTIKRKVLERFTEGNLYPYSKFYLRKIKENAGCYWQNHFSTIGILGMNEACINFLGQGIATKQGQAFSIRVMDHIRTRIEELQAETGEIFNLEATPAEGTTYRFAMKDKQMFPDIICANEDEFSQGKDPFYTNSTQLPVNFTDDLFEALDLQDELQTRYTGGTVLHLFLGEEVTDIEVVKAMVKKVSGNYRLPYFTLTPTFSVCPSHGYISGEHPTCEQCGDETEVYSRVVGYLRPVKQWNNGKQTEFCMRKNFKVA, from the coding sequence ATGTTTGAAACAATAAATAAACGGGACGGAAGGGTTGCGCAATTTGATTCATCAAAAATCGTTGACGCCATTGCAAAGGCAGGAAAGGCAACTGGTGAATTTGATGAAAGAGAGGCAAAAAAGCTCACCCTCAAAGTGATAACCCTTGCAAGGAATCTCCGTCTGGGAAAATGCCCCGAAGTTGAAGAGATCCAGGACATCGTGGAACGAATCCTCTTGGATTCTCCCTTTTATAAGACGGCCAAGGCCTACATCATCTACCGGGAGCAGCGCAACCAGATCCGGAGAATCACCATCGAAGAAAATGTGGGGCTGATGGATTCCTACATCCAACGGATGGACTGGAAGGTCAAAGAAAATTCAAACATGAGTTACTCCCTCCAGGGCCTGAACAACTTTATCTCATCGGACATCACTTCCGAATACTGGCTCAACCGAATCTATCCGCCCGAGGTGAGGGATTCCCACAACAACGGTGACCTCCACATCCATGACCTGAGCCTTTTATCGGTCTACTGCGTGGGCTGGGATCTCCAGGATCTGCTCATGGAAGGCTTCAAGGGCGTTGCCGGCAAGGTGGAAAGCTCACCCCCCAAACATTTCAGGACAGCCCTGGGCCAGATGGTCAATTTCTTCTACACCCTCCAGGGCGAGGCAGCAGGGGCCCAGGCCATGAGCAACTTCGACACCCTGCTGGCCCCCTTTGTACGGGCAGACAAACTTGGCTATAAAGAAGTAAGGCAGGCCCTCCAGGAGTTTGTATTCAACATCAACATTCCCACCCGGGTGGGTTTTCAGACCCCGTTTACGAACATCACCATGGATCTTGTGGTGCCGGGGATTCTCAAGGATTCACCGGTTATCATCGGCGGTAAATACCAGGAAACCACCTATGCCGAGTACCAGGATGAGATGGACACCATCAACAACGCCTTTGCCGAGGTGATGATGGATGGGGATGCCAAGGGCAGGGTCTTTACCTTTCCCATTCCCACCTACAACATCACTGAAGATTTCAACTGGAACAACCCCAACCTTGAGAATGTCTGGAAAATGACCGGAAAATATGGCATTCCCTACTTTTCAAACTTTGTCAACTCAGACATGAGTCCAGACGATGCCCGCTCCATGTGCTGCCGCCTGAGGCTGGACAACCGTGAGCTCAAAAAACGGGGAGGCGGACTATTCGGGGCAAACCCCCTGACCGGCTCCATCGGCGTTGTCACCCTGAACCTGCCCCGGATCGGGTTTATTGCAGAAACGGAAACCGACTTTTTCACCCGAATTGATCGCCTGATCTCAATTGCAGGCCAGTCCCTGACCATCAAACGCAAGGTGCTCGAACGGTTCACAGAGGGCAACCTCTACCCCTACTCCAAGTTCTACCTTAGAAAAATCAAGGAGAACGCGGGCTGTTACTGGCAGAACCATTTCTCCACCATCGGCATCCTTGGCATGAACGAAGCGTGCATCAACTTCCTGGGCCAGGGAATCGCCACAAAACAGGGTCAGGCCTTTTCCATCCGGGTAATGGACCATATCAGGACACGCATCGAAGAACTCCAGGCAGAAACAGGGGAGATCTTCAATCTTGAAGCTACCCCTGCCGAGGGAACCACCTACCGGTTTGCCATGAAGGACAAACAGATGTTTCCGGACATCATCTGCGCCAATGAGGACGAGTTCAGCCAGGGCAAAGACCCCTTTTACACTAACTCAACCCAGCTGCCCGTGAATTTCACCGACGACCTTTTTGAAGCCTTGGACCTTCAGGATGAACTCCAGACCCGCTACACCGGCGGAACTGTTCTCCACCTTTTTCTGGGTGAAGAGGTGACTGACATCGAAGTGGTCAAAGCCATGGTCAAAAAAGTCTCGGGCAACTACCGCCTGCCCTACTTCACCCTCACCCCTACCTTCAGCGTCTGCCCCTCCCATGGCTATATTTCAGGCGAACATCCAACCTGTGAACAATGCGGGGATGAAACCGAAGTATACTCACGGGTTGTCGGCTATCTCAGACCCGTCAAGCAGTGGAACAACGGTAAGCAGACCGAATTTTGCATGCGCAAAAACTTTAAGGTAGCCTAG